TGCCACCCCCTACGACGCCCTGCTCCTGCTCTCCTTCGGCGGCCCCGAAGGCCCGGACGACGTGGTCCCGTTCCTGGAGAACGTGACACGCGGGCGAGGCATCCCCACGGAACGCCTGAAGGAAGTCGGCAGCCACTACTTCCTGTTCGGCGGAGTCAGCCCGATCAACGCCCAGAACCGCGCCCTGCTCCAGGCCCTCCGCGAGGACTTCGCGGACCACGGTCTCGACCTGCCGGTCTACTGGGGCAACCGCAACTGGGCGCCCTACCTGACCGACACCCTGCGCGAGATGACCGCCGACGGCCGCCGCCGCGTCCTGGTCCTCACCACCAGCGCCTACGCCTCCTACTCGGGCTGCCGCCAGTACCGCGAGAACCTCGCCGAGTCGCTGGCCGCCCTCGAGGCCGAGGGCCTGGTCCCGCCGAGGATCGACAAGCTGCGGCACTACTTCAACCACGAGGGCTTCGTCGAGCCCATGACCGAAGGCGTCCTCGCCTCCCTGGCCGACCTCCCCGACGAGGTCAGGGACGGCGCCCACATCGCGTTCACGACCCACTCCATCCCCACCGCCGCGGCCGACACCTCGGGCCCCGCCGAGGACCACGGGGACGGCGGCGCCTACGTCCGCCAGCACCTGGAGGTGGCCCGGCTGATCGCCGACGCGGTGACCGCCCGCACCGGCGTCGAACACCCCTGGCAGCTCGTCTACCAGTCCCGCTCGGGCGCCCCGCACATCCCCTGGCTCGAGCCCGACATCTGCGACCACCTGGAGGAGCGCCGGGCGGCCGGCGTCCCGGCCGTCGTCATGGCCCCCATCGGCTTCGTCTCCGACCACATGGAGGTCCTCTACGACCTCGACACGGAGGCCACCGCCAGAGCCGCCGAACTGGGCCTGCCGGTACGGCGCTCCGCCACCGTCGGCGCCGACCCGCGCTTCGCCGCCGCCGTCCGCGACCTCGTCGTGGAGCGCGCGGCCGTGGAACGCGGCCTGACGGTCACCCCGTGCGCCCTCGGCGCCCTCGGGCCGAGCCACAACGTCTGCCCGGCCGGCTGCTGCCCGGCCAGGAACCCA
The sequence above is a segment of the Streptomyces griseoviridis genome. Coding sequences within it:
- a CDS encoding ferrochelatase yields the protein MPEARDATPYDALLLLSFGGPEGPDDVVPFLENVTRGRGIPTERLKEVGSHYFLFGGVSPINAQNRALLQALREDFADHGLDLPVYWGNRNWAPYLTDTLREMTADGRRRVLVLTTSAYASYSGCRQYRENLAESLAALEAEGLVPPRIDKLRHYFNHEGFVEPMTEGVLASLADLPDEVRDGAHIAFTTHSIPTAAADTSGPAEDHGDGGAYVRQHLEVARLIADAVTARTGVEHPWQLVYQSRSGAPHIPWLEPDICDHLEERRAAGVPAVVMAPIGFVSDHMEVLYDLDTEATARAAELGLPVRRSATVGADPRFAAAVRDLVVERAAVERGLTVTPCALGALGPSHNVCPAGCCPARNPRPAAAGADSPYA